Proteins from one Megalopta genalis isolate 19385.01 chromosome 1, iyMegGena1_principal, whole genome shotgun sequence genomic window:
- the LOC117220712 gene encoding casein kinase I isoform X6, producing the protein MELRVGNKYRLGRKIGSGSFGDIYLGTNISTGEEVAIKLECIKTRHPQLHIESRFYKMMQGGVGIPTIKWCGSEGDYNVMVMELLGPSLEDLFNFCSRRFSLKTVLLLADQLICRTDYTHSRNFIHRDIKPDNFLMGLGKKGNLVYIIDFGLAKKYRDGRTHKHIPYRENKNLTGTARYASINTHLGIEQSRRDDLESLGYVLMYFNRGSLPWQGLKAATKRQKYERISEKKMSTPVEELCKGYPVEFASYLRYCRGLRFEERPDYSYLRQLFRTLFHGQGFTYDYVFDWNMLKFGNVRQPTLPSAQQAPMHSQQTNTGLPSGTNNDQEHRSRPYTRQCLANASVTTVVGPAVGTTSNLRSLRQKVMDARRDQDNQEKIDLQVTGLPGPERRVSMRVQRREAMAAGEMQPKSK; encoded by the exons ATGGAGCTTCGCGTTGGTAATAAGTACCGGCTCGGACGGAAAATCGGGAGCGGCTCCTTCGGCGACATTTATCTAG GTACCAACATCTCCACCGGCGAGGAAGTCGCTATCAAGCTAGAATGCATAAAAACGCGGCATCCACAGTTACACATAGAATCGAGGTTCTACAAGATGATGCAAGGAGGCG TTGGAATACCTACAATAAAATGGTGTGGTTCAGAAGGTGACTACAATGTGATGGTAATGGAGCTACTTGGACCATCTCTGGAGGATTTGTTTAATTTCTGTTCGAGAagattttctttaaaaacaGTGTTGCTACTCGCCGATCAATTG ATATGTAGAACGGATTACACGCATAGTCGCAACTTCATCCATCGAGACATCAAGCCGGACAATTTCTTGATGGGACTGGGCAAGAAGGGAAATCTCGTGTACATTATAGATTTCGGGCTGGCCAAGAAGTATCGCGATGGCCGCACTCACAAACACATACCCTACCGAGAGAACAAAAATCTGACGGGAACAGCCAG ATACGCGAGCATTAATACACACTTGGGAATTGAGCAATCACGGCGGGACGACCTCGAGTCTCTGGGATATGTCCTGATGTACTTCAACAGGGGTAGCTTACCTTGGCAAGGTCTGAAAGCGGCGACCAAAAGGCAAAAATACGAGCGTATCTCGGAAAAGAAGATGTCCACGCCTGTCGAGGAGCTGTGCAAGGGTTATCCTG TAGAGTTCGCATCGTACCTGAGGTACTGTCGAGGCTTGCGTTTCGAAGAGAGGCCGGATTATTCGTATCTTCGACAACTGTTTCGGACGTTGTTCCACGGACAGGGGTTCACCTACGACTACGTGTTCGATTGGAACATGTTGAAGTTTGGGAATGTGAGGCAACCGACGTTGCCGTCGGCGCAACAGGCGCCGATGCACTCGCAGCAGACGAACACGGGGCTGCCCTCCGGGACCAATAACGATCAGGAACATCGATCAAG GCCCTACACGCGGCAGTGTCTAGCGAACGCGTCGGTGACGACGGTGGTGGGTCCGGCGGTGGGCACGACCTCGAACCTCAGAAGTCTTCGGCAAAAAGTGATGGACGCTCGCCGCGATCAGGACAATCAGGAGAAGATTGACCTGCAAG TGACGGGCTTGCCCGGCCCGGAGCGAAGGGTCAGCATGAGGGTGCAACGTAGGGAGGCCATGGCTGCGGGCGAAATGCAGCCGAAGTCCAAGTGA
- the LOC117220712 gene encoding casein kinase I isoform X3: MELRVGNKYRLGRKIGSGSFGDIYLGTNISTGEEVAIKLECIKTRHPQLHIESRFYKMMQGGVGIPTIKWCGSEGDYNVMVMELLGPSLEDLFNFCSRRFSLKTVLLLADQLICRTDYTHSRNFIHRDIKPDNFLMGLGKKGNLVYIIDFGLAKKYRDGRTHKHIPYRENKNLTGTARYASINTHLGIEQSRRDDLESLGYVLMYFNRGSLPWQGLKAATKRQKYERISEKKMSTPVEELCKGYPVEFASYLRYCRGLRFEERPDYSYLRQLFRTLFHGQGFTYDYVFDWNMLKFGNVRQPTLPSAQQAPMHSQQTNTGLPSGTNNDQEHRSRPYTRQCLANASVTTVVGPAVGTTSNLRSLRQKVMDARRDQDNQEKIDLQVTGLPGPERRVSMRVQRREAMAAGEMQPKSNESKNSFVPMTRSG; this comes from the exons ATGGAGCTTCGCGTTGGTAATAAGTACCGGCTCGGACGGAAAATCGGGAGCGGCTCCTTCGGCGACATTTATCTAG GTACCAACATCTCCACCGGCGAGGAAGTCGCTATCAAGCTAGAATGCATAAAAACGCGGCATCCACAGTTACACATAGAATCGAGGTTCTACAAGATGATGCAAGGAGGCG TTGGAATACCTACAATAAAATGGTGTGGTTCAGAAGGTGACTACAATGTGATGGTAATGGAGCTACTTGGACCATCTCTGGAGGATTTGTTTAATTTCTGTTCGAGAagattttctttaaaaacaGTGTTGCTACTCGCCGATCAATTG ATATGTAGAACGGATTACACGCATAGTCGCAACTTCATCCATCGAGACATCAAGCCGGACAATTTCTTGATGGGACTGGGCAAGAAGGGAAATCTCGTGTACATTATAGATTTCGGGCTGGCCAAGAAGTATCGCGATGGCCGCACTCACAAACACATACCCTACCGAGAGAACAAAAATCTGACGGGAACAGCCAG ATACGCGAGCATTAATACACACTTGGGAATTGAGCAATCACGGCGGGACGACCTCGAGTCTCTGGGATATGTCCTGATGTACTTCAACAGGGGTAGCTTACCTTGGCAAGGTCTGAAAGCGGCGACCAAAAGGCAAAAATACGAGCGTATCTCGGAAAAGAAGATGTCCACGCCTGTCGAGGAGCTGTGCAAGGGTTATCCTG TAGAGTTCGCATCGTACCTGAGGTACTGTCGAGGCTTGCGTTTCGAAGAGAGGCCGGATTATTCGTATCTTCGACAACTGTTTCGGACGTTGTTCCACGGACAGGGGTTCACCTACGACTACGTGTTCGATTGGAACATGTTGAAGTTTGGGAATGTGAGGCAACCGACGTTGCCGTCGGCGCAACAGGCGCCGATGCACTCGCAGCAGACGAACACGGGGCTGCCCTCCGGGACCAATAACGATCAGGAACATCGATCAAG GCCCTACACGCGGCAGTGTCTAGCGAACGCGTCGGTGACGACGGTGGTGGGTCCGGCGGTGGGCACGACCTCGAACCTCAGAAGTCTTCGGCAAAAAGTGATGGACGCTCGCCGCGATCAGGACAATCAGGAGAAGATTGACCTGCAAG TGACGGGCTTGCCCGGCCCGGAGCGAAGGGTCAGCATGAGGGTGCAACGTAGGGAGGCCATGGCTGCGGGCGAAATGCAGCCGAAGTCCAA
- the LOC117220712 gene encoding casein kinase I isoform X4, which yields MELRVGNKYRLGRKIGSGSFGDIYLGTNISTGEEVAIKLECIKTRHPQLHIESRFYKMMQGGVGIPTIKWCGSEGDYNVMVMELLGPSLEDLFNFCSRRFSLKTVLLLADQLICRTDYTHSRNFIHRDIKPDNFLMGLGKKGNLVYIIDFGLAKKYRDGRTHKHIPYRENKNLTGTARYASINTHLGIEQSRRDDLESLGYVLMYFNRGSLPWQGLKAATKRQKYERISEKKMSTPVEELCKGYPVEFASYLRYCRGLRFEERPDYSYLRQLFRTLFHGQGFTYDYVFDWNMLKFGNVRQPTLPSAQQAPMHSQQTNTGLPSGTNNDQEHRSRPYTRQCLANASVTTVVGPAVGTTSNLRSLRQKVMDARRDQDNQEKIDLQVTGLPGPERRVSMRVQRREAMAAGEMQPKSKLMKSTSG from the exons ATGGAGCTTCGCGTTGGTAATAAGTACCGGCTCGGACGGAAAATCGGGAGCGGCTCCTTCGGCGACATTTATCTAG GTACCAACATCTCCACCGGCGAGGAAGTCGCTATCAAGCTAGAATGCATAAAAACGCGGCATCCACAGTTACACATAGAATCGAGGTTCTACAAGATGATGCAAGGAGGCG TTGGAATACCTACAATAAAATGGTGTGGTTCAGAAGGTGACTACAATGTGATGGTAATGGAGCTACTTGGACCATCTCTGGAGGATTTGTTTAATTTCTGTTCGAGAagattttctttaaaaacaGTGTTGCTACTCGCCGATCAATTG ATATGTAGAACGGATTACACGCATAGTCGCAACTTCATCCATCGAGACATCAAGCCGGACAATTTCTTGATGGGACTGGGCAAGAAGGGAAATCTCGTGTACATTATAGATTTCGGGCTGGCCAAGAAGTATCGCGATGGCCGCACTCACAAACACATACCCTACCGAGAGAACAAAAATCTGACGGGAACAGCCAG ATACGCGAGCATTAATACACACTTGGGAATTGAGCAATCACGGCGGGACGACCTCGAGTCTCTGGGATATGTCCTGATGTACTTCAACAGGGGTAGCTTACCTTGGCAAGGTCTGAAAGCGGCGACCAAAAGGCAAAAATACGAGCGTATCTCGGAAAAGAAGATGTCCACGCCTGTCGAGGAGCTGTGCAAGGGTTATCCTG TAGAGTTCGCATCGTACCTGAGGTACTGTCGAGGCTTGCGTTTCGAAGAGAGGCCGGATTATTCGTATCTTCGACAACTGTTTCGGACGTTGTTCCACGGACAGGGGTTCACCTACGACTACGTGTTCGATTGGAACATGTTGAAGTTTGGGAATGTGAGGCAACCGACGTTGCCGTCGGCGCAACAGGCGCCGATGCACTCGCAGCAGACGAACACGGGGCTGCCCTCCGGGACCAATAACGATCAGGAACATCGATCAAG GCCCTACACGCGGCAGTGTCTAGCGAACGCGTCGGTGACGACGGTGGTGGGTCCGGCGGTGGGCACGACCTCGAACCTCAGAAGTCTTCGGCAAAAAGTGATGGACGCTCGCCGCGATCAGGACAATCAGGAGAAGATTGACCTGCAAG TGACGGGCTTGCCCGGCCCGGAGCGAAGGGTCAGCATGAGGGTGCAACGTAGGGAGGCCATGGCTGCGGGCGAAATGCAGCCGAAGTCCAA
- the LOC117220712 gene encoding casein kinase I isoform X2, whose translation MELRVGNKYRLGRKIGSGSFGDIYLGTNISTGEEVAIKLECIKTRHPQLHIESRFYKMMQGGVGIPTIKWCGSEGDYNVMVMELLGPSLEDLFNFCSRRFSLKTVLLLADQLICRTDYTHSRNFIHRDIKPDNFLMGLGKKGNLVYIIDFGLAKKYRDGRTHKHIPYRENKNLTGTARYASINTHLGIEQSRRDDLESLGYVLMYFNRGSLPWQGLKAATKRQKYERISEKKMSTPVEELCKGYPVEFASYLRYCRGLRFEERPDYSYLRQLFRTLFHGQGFTYDYVFDWNMLKFGNVRQPTLPSAQQAPMHSQQTNTGLPSGTNNDQEHRSRPYTRQCLANASVTTVVGPAVGTTSNLRSLRQKVMDARRDQDNQEKIDLQVTGLPGPERRVSMRVQRREAMAAGEMQPKSNANATAMAPPIRMDKLPAVKHK comes from the exons ATGGAGCTTCGCGTTGGTAATAAGTACCGGCTCGGACGGAAAATCGGGAGCGGCTCCTTCGGCGACATTTATCTAG GTACCAACATCTCCACCGGCGAGGAAGTCGCTATCAAGCTAGAATGCATAAAAACGCGGCATCCACAGTTACACATAGAATCGAGGTTCTACAAGATGATGCAAGGAGGCG TTGGAATACCTACAATAAAATGGTGTGGTTCAGAAGGTGACTACAATGTGATGGTAATGGAGCTACTTGGACCATCTCTGGAGGATTTGTTTAATTTCTGTTCGAGAagattttctttaaaaacaGTGTTGCTACTCGCCGATCAATTG ATATGTAGAACGGATTACACGCATAGTCGCAACTTCATCCATCGAGACATCAAGCCGGACAATTTCTTGATGGGACTGGGCAAGAAGGGAAATCTCGTGTACATTATAGATTTCGGGCTGGCCAAGAAGTATCGCGATGGCCGCACTCACAAACACATACCCTACCGAGAGAACAAAAATCTGACGGGAACAGCCAG ATACGCGAGCATTAATACACACTTGGGAATTGAGCAATCACGGCGGGACGACCTCGAGTCTCTGGGATATGTCCTGATGTACTTCAACAGGGGTAGCTTACCTTGGCAAGGTCTGAAAGCGGCGACCAAAAGGCAAAAATACGAGCGTATCTCGGAAAAGAAGATGTCCACGCCTGTCGAGGAGCTGTGCAAGGGTTATCCTG TAGAGTTCGCATCGTACCTGAGGTACTGTCGAGGCTTGCGTTTCGAAGAGAGGCCGGATTATTCGTATCTTCGACAACTGTTTCGGACGTTGTTCCACGGACAGGGGTTCACCTACGACTACGTGTTCGATTGGAACATGTTGAAGTTTGGGAATGTGAGGCAACCGACGTTGCCGTCGGCGCAACAGGCGCCGATGCACTCGCAGCAGACGAACACGGGGCTGCCCTCCGGGACCAATAACGATCAGGAACATCGATCAAG GCCCTACACGCGGCAGTGTCTAGCGAACGCGTCGGTGACGACGGTGGTGGGTCCGGCGGTGGGCACGACCTCGAACCTCAGAAGTCTTCGGCAAAAAGTGATGGACGCTCGCCGCGATCAGGACAATCAGGAGAAGATTGACCTGCAAG TGACGGGCTTGCCCGGCCCGGAGCGAAGGGTCAGCATGAGGGTGCAACGTAGGGAGGCCATGGCTGCGGGCGAAATGCAGCCGAAGTCCAA
- the LOC117220712 gene encoding casein kinase I isoform X5: MELRVGNKYRLGRKIGSGSFGDIYLGTNISTGEEVAIKLECIKTRHPQLHIESRFYKMMQGGVGIPTIKWCGSEGDYNVMVMELLGPSLEDLFNFCSRRFSLKTVLLLADQLICRTDYTHSRNFIHRDIKPDNFLMGLGKKGNLVYIIDFGLAKKYRDGRTHKHIPYRENKNLTGTARYASINTHLGIEQSRRDDLESLGYVLMYFNRGSLPWQGLKAATKRQKYERISEKKMSTPVEELCKGYPVEFASYLRYCRGLRFEERPDYSYLRQLFRTLFHGQGFTYDYVFDWNMLKFGNVRQPTLPSAQQAPMHSQQTNTGLPSGTNNDQEHRSRPYTRQCLANASVTTVVGPAVGTTSNLRSLRQKVMDARRDQDNQEKIDLQVTGLPGPERRVSMRVQRREAMAAGEMQPKSK; the protein is encoded by the exons ATGGAGCTTCGCGTTGGTAATAAGTACCGGCTCGGACGGAAAATCGGGAGCGGCTCCTTCGGCGACATTTATCTAG GTACCAACATCTCCACCGGCGAGGAAGTCGCTATCAAGCTAGAATGCATAAAAACGCGGCATCCACAGTTACACATAGAATCGAGGTTCTACAAGATGATGCAAGGAGGCG TTGGAATACCTACAATAAAATGGTGTGGTTCAGAAGGTGACTACAATGTGATGGTAATGGAGCTACTTGGACCATCTCTGGAGGATTTGTTTAATTTCTGTTCGAGAagattttctttaaaaacaGTGTTGCTACTCGCCGATCAATTG ATATGTAGAACGGATTACACGCATAGTCGCAACTTCATCCATCGAGACATCAAGCCGGACAATTTCTTGATGGGACTGGGCAAGAAGGGAAATCTCGTGTACATTATAGATTTCGGGCTGGCCAAGAAGTATCGCGATGGCCGCACTCACAAACACATACCCTACCGAGAGAACAAAAATCTGACGGGAACAGCCAG ATACGCGAGCATTAATACACACTTGGGAATTGAGCAATCACGGCGGGACGACCTCGAGTCTCTGGGATATGTCCTGATGTACTTCAACAGGGGTAGCTTACCTTGGCAAGGTCTGAAAGCGGCGACCAAAAGGCAAAAATACGAGCGTATCTCGGAAAAGAAGATGTCCACGCCTGTCGAGGAGCTGTGCAAGGGTTATCCTG TAGAGTTCGCATCGTACCTGAGGTACTGTCGAGGCTTGCGTTTCGAAGAGAGGCCGGATTATTCGTATCTTCGACAACTGTTTCGGACGTTGTTCCACGGACAGGGGTTCACCTACGACTACGTGTTCGATTGGAACATGTTGAAGTTTGGGAATGTGAGGCAACCGACGTTGCCGTCGGCGCAACAGGCGCCGATGCACTCGCAGCAGACGAACACGGGGCTGCCCTCCGGGACCAATAACGATCAGGAACATCGATCAAG GCCCTACACGCGGCAGTGTCTAGCGAACGCGTCGGTGACGACGGTGGTGGGTCCGGCGGTGGGCACGACCTCGAACCTCAGAAGTCTTCGGCAAAAAGTGATGGACGCTCGCCGCGATCAGGACAATCAGGAGAAGATTGACCTGCAAG TGACGGGCTTGCCCGGCCCGGAGCGAAGGGTCAGCATGAGGGTGCAACGTAGGGAGGCCATGGCTGCGGGCGAAATGCAGCCGAAGTCCAA
- the LOC117220712 gene encoding casein kinase I isoform X1 produces MELRVGNKYRLGRKIGSGSFGDIYLGTNISTGEEVAIKLECIKTRHPQLHIESRFYKMMQGGVGIPTIKWCGSEGDYNVMVMELLGPSLEDLFNFCSRRFSLKTVLLLADQLICRTDYTHSRNFIHRDIKPDNFLMGLGKKGNLVYIIDFGLAKKYRDGRTHKHIPYRENKNLTGTARYASINTHLGIEQSRRDDLESLGYVLMYFNRGSLPWQGLKAATKRQKYERISEKKMSTPVEELCKGYPVEFASYLRYCRGLRFEERPDYSYLRQLFRTLFHGQGFTYDYVFDWNMLKFGNVRQPTLPSAQQAPMHSQQTNTGLPSGTNNDQEHRSRPYTRQCLANASVTTVVGPAVGTTSNLRSLRQKVMDARRDQDNQEKIDLQATMVMMTMMMMMMVMMMMMIMVMMMMKMKKVANKRFSIQGLVFFIYFTTRYCRTSLSKLYFLFFFLFFSFFFCFLTWLEWKNRKSCAAVFEFNSRRGSSSCRVPREEGASPERRSIRPGRVILFRFPTDR; encoded by the exons ATGGAGCTTCGCGTTGGTAATAAGTACCGGCTCGGACGGAAAATCGGGAGCGGCTCCTTCGGCGACATTTATCTAG GTACCAACATCTCCACCGGCGAGGAAGTCGCTATCAAGCTAGAATGCATAAAAACGCGGCATCCACAGTTACACATAGAATCGAGGTTCTACAAGATGATGCAAGGAGGCG TTGGAATACCTACAATAAAATGGTGTGGTTCAGAAGGTGACTACAATGTGATGGTAATGGAGCTACTTGGACCATCTCTGGAGGATTTGTTTAATTTCTGTTCGAGAagattttctttaaaaacaGTGTTGCTACTCGCCGATCAATTG ATATGTAGAACGGATTACACGCATAGTCGCAACTTCATCCATCGAGACATCAAGCCGGACAATTTCTTGATGGGACTGGGCAAGAAGGGAAATCTCGTGTACATTATAGATTTCGGGCTGGCCAAGAAGTATCGCGATGGCCGCACTCACAAACACATACCCTACCGAGAGAACAAAAATCTGACGGGAACAGCCAG ATACGCGAGCATTAATACACACTTGGGAATTGAGCAATCACGGCGGGACGACCTCGAGTCTCTGGGATATGTCCTGATGTACTTCAACAGGGGTAGCTTACCTTGGCAAGGTCTGAAAGCGGCGACCAAAAGGCAAAAATACGAGCGTATCTCGGAAAAGAAGATGTCCACGCCTGTCGAGGAGCTGTGCAAGGGTTATCCTG TAGAGTTCGCATCGTACCTGAGGTACTGTCGAGGCTTGCGTTTCGAAGAGAGGCCGGATTATTCGTATCTTCGACAACTGTTTCGGACGTTGTTCCACGGACAGGGGTTCACCTACGACTACGTGTTCGATTGGAACATGTTGAAGTTTGGGAATGTGAGGCAACCGACGTTGCCGTCGGCGCAACAGGCGCCGATGCACTCGCAGCAGACGAACACGGGGCTGCCCTCCGGGACCAATAACGATCAGGAACATCGATCAAG GCCCTACACGCGGCAGTGTCTAGCGAACGCGTCGGTGACGACGGTGGTGGGTCCGGCGGTGGGCACGACCTCGAACCTCAGAAGTCTTCGGCAAAAAGTGATGGACGCTCGCCGCGATCAGGACAATCAGGAGAAGATTGACCTGCAAG CGACGATGGtgatgatgacgatgatgatgatgatgatggtgatgatgatgatgatgattatggtgatgatgatgatgaagatgaagaaagtAGCAAATAAACGTTTTTCCATTCAAGGACTGGTcttctttatttatttcacCACACGATATTGTCGAACATCCTTGTCAAAATTGtactttctgtttttttttctttttttttctttttttttttgttttctcaCTTGGCTTGAATGGAAAAACCGAAAGTCATGCGCCGCGGTCTTCGAATTCAATTCTCGTCGCGGATCGTCTTCTTGCCGAGTCCCGCGAGAAGAAGGGGCTTCCCCCGAAAGGCGTTCGATTCGACCCGGACGGGTAATTCTCTTCCGTTTTCCAACAGATCGGTGA
- the LOC143263838 gene encoding uncharacterized protein LOC143263838, with protein MLVQQRSTPCQFSTFKSSPVRVTPEVGSLDVSGLSLGQRDAAGSPNRDYQPMSRLRESSPQLDNRSNFFSWYMADKDVDREVVTFDGKTKADRKEDRAVSAGSLNCFGSVDRDSGQKKKSCRRTDARRHSGNVEFLDEETEFFKKMISSKPRKNFSFANKEKKAHRSLESVGRSVDLSRLNRLVLLFDDRPKTFCNCKQRSLDYSQRSKKSVDTSANKAPSQRRPNFFQRVRRSWHFLIKQRRIRRRNKYERPQSVQEKCEYFLQKYQKNELFVLRASCAQQQASVVTDKEEVAAKPEDSTFRAKKVEEDGSPNRADGNVEKEPQASPSTECCFPDETKYHDLSESNASVETKPPDASSNAQEREQERLNGNKEADVGYSTSQLGKLCLQNMQNANRNDALYSHEVAGNDKDKEEQFMDWIVGARLDTVSRGTNTSDSLAHGKLDRNLDTLTGILLDMFICICI; from the coding sequence ATGCTCGTGCAGCAACGCTCGACCCCCTGTCAGTTCAGTACGTTCAAATCGTCTCCGGTTAGGGTAACGCCAGAGGTCGGGTCCTTGGACGTGTCCGGCTTGAGCTTGGGCCAGCGGGACGCGGCCGGGTCGCCTAACCGGGACTACCAGCCGATGAGCCGACTGCGCGAATCTAGTCCCCAGCTGGACAACCGTAGCAATTTTTTTTCCTGGTACATGGCGGACAAGGACGTGGATCGCGAGGTGGTGACGTTCGACGGCAAAACCAAGGCTGACCGTAAGGAGGATCGCGCGGTCTCCGCCGGGTCGTTGAACTGCTTCGGCAGCGTGGACAGAGACTCGGGGCAGAAGAAGAAAAGCTGTCGGCGTACGGACGCGCGACGTCATTCGGGCAACGTGGAGTTCCTCGACGAAGAGACGGAGTTCTTCAAGAAAATGATTTCCTCGAAGCCCAGGAAGAACTTCTCGTTCGCCAACAAAGAGAAGAAGGCCCACAGGAGCCTGGAGTCCGTGGGGAGGAGCGTCGACCTGTCTCGCTTGAATAGACTGGTGCTTCTGTTCGACGACCGGCCGAAGACCTTCTGCAACTGCAAGCAGAGAAGCCTGGACTACTCGCAACGGTCGAAGAAATCGGTGGACACCTCTGCGAACAAAGCGCCTTCCCAGAGGCGACCGAACTTCTTCCAGCGCGTCCGACGTAGTTGGCATTTTTTAATCAAGCAACGAAGGATCCGGCGACGAAATAAATACGAACGGCCGCAGAGTGTGCAGGAGAAGTGCGAGTATTTTTTACAGAAGTATCAGAAGAACGAGCTGTTCGTGCTTAGAGCCTCTTGCGCCCAGCAGCAGGCTTCGGTGGTCACGGACAAAGAGGAGGTCGCAGCCAAGCCGGAGGACAGTACGTTTCGCGCGAAGAAGGTCGAGGAGGACGGTTCGCCGAACAGGGCGGACGGCAACGTTGAGAAGGAGCCGCAAGCTAGTCCTTCGACCGAGTGCTGCTTTCCCGACGAAACCAAATACCACGACCTCAGCGAGAGCAACGCTTCCGTCGAGACCAAGCCCCCGGATGCTTCCAGCAACGCTCAGGAACGGGAACAGGAACGCTTAAACGGGAACAAGGAGGCGGACGTTGGCTACTCGACCAGTCAGCTGGGCAAACTCTGCTTGCAGAACATGCAGAACGCTAATCGCAACGATGCTCTCTACTCCCACGAGGTAGCCGGCAACGACAAGGACAAGGAGGAGCAGTTCATGGACTGGATCGTCGGAGCTCGTCTGGACACGGTCAGTCGCGGAACGAACACCAGCGATTCCCTGGCTCATGGAAAGCTAGACCGGAACCTGGACACTCTGACCGGTATCCTGTTGGACATGTTTATCTGCATCTGCATTTAG